Proteins co-encoded in one Actinomadura luteofluorescens genomic window:
- a CDS encoding universal stress protein, producing the protein MSAYRTILVGTDGSDSSFRAVDKAAQLAAATGATLLLASAYSPMPERERASASDRLGDLAYKVQGSTPADDALRAARERAVAAGATDIEQEAVEGDAVDVLSKLAKERPVDLMVIGNRGLNSLAGRILGSVPANLSHRASCDVLIVHTTPRGK; encoded by the coding sequence ATGAGCGCGTACCGCACCATCCTCGTCGGCACCGACGGCTCCGACTCCTCGTTCCGCGCGGTCGACAAGGCCGCGCAGCTGGCCGCCGCCACGGGCGCCACCCTCCTGCTCGCCTCCGCCTACAGCCCCATGCCCGAGCGCGAGCGCGCCAGCGCCTCCGACCGGCTCGGCGACCTGGCCTACAAGGTGCAGGGGTCCACCCCCGCCGACGACGCGCTGCGGGCCGCGCGGGAGCGGGCGGTCGCCGCCGGCGCCACCGACATCGAGCAGGAGGCCGTCGAGGGCGACGCCGTGGACGTGCTGTCGAAGCTGGCGAAGGAGCGCCCCGTCGACCTCATGGTGATCGGCAACCGGGGGCTCAACAGCCTCGCGGGCCGCATCCTCGGCTCCGTCCCGGCGAACCTGTCGCACCGCGCCTCCTGCGACGTGCTCATCGTGCACACCACTCCGCGCGGCAAGTGA
- a CDS encoding PAC2 family protein produces the protein MVELESVPELVDPVLVAAFEGWNDAGEAASGVIAHLESTWEAVPIAELDPDDYYDFQVTRPIVEMSDGETRGITWPTTRVSWARLPNGKDVVLLHGIEPNMRWRSFCRELVGLMLELEIRNVVLLGALLADAPHTRPVPVTGAASEAGLVNTLNLEPARYEGPTGILGVLQDACAKADLDTVSLWAAVPHYVAQPPSPKATLALLRRVEDLLDVTVPLGELPEEARAWEHGVNELAEEDSEVAEYVRTLEEQKDATELPEASGDAIAREFERYLRRRDPG, from the coding sequence GTGGTCGAGCTCGAAAGCGTGCCGGAACTCGTCGATCCGGTGCTCGTGGCCGCCTTTGAGGGGTGGAACGACGCCGGGGAGGCCGCCAGCGGGGTGATCGCGCATCTGGAGTCGACCTGGGAGGCGGTGCCCATCGCCGAGCTCGATCCGGACGACTACTACGACTTCCAGGTCACCCGCCCCATCGTGGAGATGAGCGACGGCGAGACCCGCGGTATCACCTGGCCGACGACCCGCGTGTCGTGGGCGCGGCTCCCGAACGGCAAGGACGTCGTGCTCCTGCACGGGATCGAGCCCAACATGCGGTGGCGGTCGTTCTGCCGCGAGCTGGTCGGGCTGATGCTGGAGCTCGAGATCCGCAACGTCGTGCTGCTCGGCGCGCTGCTCGCCGACGCCCCCCACACCCGGCCGGTCCCGGTCACCGGCGCCGCGTCCGAGGCGGGCCTGGTCAACACCCTGAACCTGGAGCCGGCCCGCTACGAGGGGCCGACCGGCATCCTCGGGGTGCTCCAGGACGCCTGCGCCAAGGCCGACCTCGACACCGTGTCGCTGTGGGCGGCCGTCCCGCACTACGTCGCCCAGCCCCCCTCCCCCAAGGCAACCCTCGCGCTGCTGCGCCGCGTCGAGGACCTCCTCGACGTCACCGTCCCGCTCGGCGAGCTGCCCGAGGAGGCCCGCGCCTGGGAGCACGGCGTCAATGAGCTCGCCGAGGAGGACTCGGAGGTCGCCGAGTACGTCCGCACCCTGGAGGAGCAGAAGGACGCCACGGAGCTGCCCGAGGCGAGCGGCGACGCCATCGCCCGCGAGTTCGAGCGCTACCTGCGCCGCCGCGACCCGGGCTGA
- a CDS encoding SCO1664 family protein, giving the protein MTQSSRGRAPAGDAGGRDEAGHGVSPRDAAAAERLLTAGRIAVEGRLVQASNATLYCAIEHDGVAANCVYKPVAGERPLWDFPDGTLAEREVAAYEVSKAMGWDTVPPTVHRDGPYGPGMVQLWVEPDPDVDLVGLSRSDEEAVRRMAVFDAVVNNADRKIGHLLPPGDGHVYGCDHGVCFSVEYKLRTVLWQWRGKPLTSEAVEALGRVDAGLRGGALGARLAELLTAEEVDATRRRVELMLKHRIHPYPPEDWPAIPWPPL; this is encoded by the coding sequence ATGACGCAGTCCTCCCGGGGCCGGGCGCCCGCCGGCGACGCAGGCGGGCGGGACGAGGCCGGGCACGGGGTGTCCCCGCGCGACGCGGCCGCCGCCGAGCGGCTGCTGACCGCCGGGCGCATCGCCGTGGAGGGCCGGCTCGTCCAGGCGTCCAACGCCACCCTCTACTGCGCGATCGAGCACGACGGGGTCGCGGCCAACTGCGTCTACAAGCCGGTCGCGGGGGAGCGTCCCCTGTGGGACTTCCCCGACGGGACGCTCGCCGAGCGGGAGGTCGCCGCCTACGAGGTCTCCAAGGCGATGGGCTGGGACACCGTCCCGCCGACCGTCCACCGCGACGGCCCCTACGGGCCCGGCATGGTCCAGCTGTGGGTGGAGCCCGACCCCGACGTCGACCTGGTCGGCCTGTCGCGCTCCGACGAGGAGGCCGTCCGCCGGATGGCGGTCTTCGACGCCGTGGTCAACAACGCCGACCGCAAGATCGGCCATCTGCTGCCGCCCGGCGACGGCCACGTGTACGGCTGCGACCACGGCGTCTGCTTCTCCGTCGAGTACAAGCTGCGCACCGTCCTGTGGCAGTGGCGCGGCAAACCCCTCACCTCCGAGGCCGTCGAGGCGCTCGGCCGGGTCGACGCGGGCCTGCGCGGCGGCGCCCTGGGCGCGCGGCTCGCCGAGCTGCTCACCGCCGAGGAGGTCGACGCCACCCGGCGCCGCGTCGAGCTGATGCTCAAGCACCGCATCCACCCCTACCCGCCCGAGGACTGGCCCGCCATCCCCTGGCCGCCGCTCTAG
- a CDS encoding NRDE family protein, translating into MCTAIISVDPSSPVPVLLVGVRDEFVARAWEPPGPHWPDRPGLVGGRDLRAGGTWLAVDPGAPRAAVVLNGRGVMAPEAGRASRGELPLRVAADGKLGRPDLAAFDPFHLVGAEPDRVRLWSWDGTALTERALGPGLHMIVNSGLEGEGQLEGETEDAYMAARLAHFRPLLAAAPRPEPRLEDPLERAWGAWLPLVDGDGLPRADHRALLPLLDLGDGRVWGTTSVSLVALGRTGLRYDFSAVPGDPRAWTRVR; encoded by the coding sequence ATGTGCACGGCGATCATCAGTGTCGACCCGTCCTCCCCGGTCCCGGTGCTCCTCGTGGGCGTGCGCGACGAGTTCGTCGCCCGCGCGTGGGAGCCCCCCGGCCCGCACTGGCCCGACCGCCCCGGCCTCGTCGGCGGCCGCGACCTGCGCGCGGGCGGCACCTGGCTCGCGGTCGACCCCGGCGCGCCGCGCGCCGCCGTCGTGCTGAACGGCCGCGGCGTGATGGCGCCCGAGGCCGGCCGGGCCTCGCGCGGGGAACTGCCGCTGCGGGTCGCCGCCGACGGCAAGCTCGGGCGGCCCGACCTCGCCGCGTTCGACCCCTTCCACCTCGTCGGCGCCGAACCGGACCGGGTGCGGCTGTGGAGCTGGGACGGCACGGCCCTCACCGAGCGCGCGCTCGGCCCCGGCCTGCACATGATCGTCAACAGCGGGCTGGAGGGGGAGGGCCAGCTGGAGGGCGAGACCGAGGACGCCTACATGGCGGCGCGGCTCGCGCACTTCCGGCCGCTTCTGGCCGCCGCGCCGCGGCCCGAACCGCGCCTGGAGGACCCGCTGGAGCGGGCCTGGGGCGCGTGGCTGCCGCTGGTGGACGGCGACGGGCTGCCCCGCGCCGACCACCGCGCCCTGCTTCCCCTGCTCGACCTGGGCGACGGCCGCGTGTGGGGCACCACCTCCGTCAGCCTCGTCGCCCTCGGCCGGACCGGCCTCCGGTACGACTTCTCCGCCGTCCCCGGGGACCCGCGCGCCTGGACCCGCGTGCGCTGA
- a CDS encoding DUF3090 domain-containing protein, with the protein MPVISYDLPERFVAGAVGRPGDRAFYLQARSGRRVTSVGLEKFQVTLLAERLEELLDEVLRRSGGDPAVPTAAPSELKDDGPLDQPVEEEFKVGTMALAWDPDDEQVVIEAQEVTESDEEPEVGEDDPAVAVLRVRISAAQARAFTERALKVVAAGRPPCPLCGLPLDSEGHVCPRQNGYLG; encoded by the coding sequence ATGCCCGTCATCTCCTACGACCTGCCGGAGCGCTTCGTCGCCGGCGCCGTCGGGCGCCCCGGCGACCGCGCGTTCTACCTGCAGGCGCGCTCCGGACGCCGCGTCACCAGCGTGGGCCTGGAGAAGTTCCAGGTGACGCTGCTGGCCGAGCGGCTCGAGGAGTTGCTGGACGAGGTCCTGCGGCGCAGCGGCGGGGACCCCGCCGTGCCCACGGCCGCCCCGTCCGAGCTCAAGGACGACGGCCCCCTCGACCAGCCCGTCGAGGAGGAGTTCAAGGTCGGCACGATGGCGCTGGCCTGGGACCCCGACGACGAGCAGGTGGTCATCGAGGCGCAGGAGGTCACCGAGTCCGACGAGGAGCCCGAGGTAGGCGAGGACGACCCCGCCGTCGCGGTGCTGCGGGTGCGGATCAGCGCGGCGCAGGCCCGGGCCTTCACCGAGCGGGCCCTGAAGGTGGTCGCGGCGGGGCGGCCGCCGTGCCCGCTGTGCGGCCTGCCGCTCGACAGCGAGGGGCACGTGTGCCCCCGCCAGAACGGATACCTCGGCTGA
- a CDS encoding ABC transporter permease gives MSSYAEVETRRPSTAPDEALPVDGRTPCQLAWTRFRRDRLAVAALAVLALILAFAALAPLWAHLTGHPYDATFPGTGLDAGGRPRGPGARFPLGADQLGRDVLVRAAYGARISLAVGVLAALTASAAGTAVGTLAGFAGGALDTVLARLMDMLLALPYLLVAIVLATTFQISSVAAGLTMTILIVAFFSFAAVARVIRGQVIMLRRREFIEAARALGASDLRIMFGEVLPNLSAHVTVLTSLLVPASIVFEATLSFLGVGVRPPMPSWGSMLGEGGDVFQTAWWLLAVPGVLLLATTLAFNLLGEGIRDAFDPRGDRAPGGR, from the coding sequence ATGAGCAGCTACGCCGAGGTCGAGACCCGCAGGCCGAGCACGGCGCCGGACGAGGCCCTGCCGGTGGACGGCCGCACCCCCTGCCAGCTCGCCTGGACCCGGTTCCGCCGCGACCGGCTCGCCGTCGCGGCGCTCGCCGTCCTCGCGCTGATCCTCGCGTTCGCGGCGCTGGCGCCGCTGTGGGCGCACCTGACCGGCCACCCCTACGACGCGACGTTCCCCGGCACCGGCCTGGACGCCGGAGGGCGGCCGCGCGGGCCGGGCGCGCGGTTCCCTCTCGGCGCCGACCAGCTCGGCCGCGACGTCCTGGTCCGCGCCGCCTACGGCGCGCGGATCTCCCTGGCCGTCGGGGTCCTCGCGGCCCTGACCGCCTCCGCCGCCGGAACCGCGGTCGGGACGCTCGCCGGGTTTGCGGGCGGCGCCCTGGACACCGTGCTCGCCCGGCTCATGGACATGCTGCTCGCCCTGCCGTACCTGCTGGTGGCCATCGTGCTGGCCACCACCTTCCAGATCAGCTCGGTCGCCGCCGGCCTGACCATGACGATCCTCATCGTCGCGTTCTTCTCGTTCGCCGCGGTCGCCCGCGTCATCCGCGGGCAGGTGATCATGCTGAGGCGGCGGGAGTTCATCGAGGCGGCCCGCGCGCTCGGCGCCTCCGACCTGCGGATCATGTTCGGCGAGGTCCTGCCGAACCTGTCCGCGCACGTCACCGTGCTGACCTCGCTGCTGGTCCCGGCCTCGATCGTGTTCGAGGCGACGCTGTCGTTCCTCGGCGTCGGGGTGCGCCCGCCGATGCCGAGCTGGGGGTCGATGCTCGGCGAGGGCGGCGACGTGTTCCAGACCGCCTGGTGGCTGCTGGCCGTCCCGGGCGTCCTGCTGCTGGCGACCACGCTGGCGTTCAACCTGCTCGGCGAGGGCATCCGCGACGCCTTCGACCCGCGCGGCGACCGCGCGCCCGGGGGGCGGTGA
- the mshC gene encoding cysteine--1-D-myo-inosityl 2-amino-2-deoxy-alpha-D-glucopyranoside ligase codes for MRSWPASEVPSLSDAGLPAATRPLSLHDTGTGTTRPTSPGDTARMYVCGITPYDATHLGHANTYLAFDLVNRVWRDLGHRVHYVQNTTDVDDPLLERARQTGEDWRALADREIQLFRDDMTALRVLPPDRYVGAVESIPLIIEMIEKLRGRDAAYEVDGDVYFPIASDPAFGQVSRLTREEMAPLFAERGGDPDRAGKRDPLDALLWMARRPGEPGWDSPFGEGRPGWHVECSAISIEYLGMAFDVEGGGSDLAFPHHEMGASHAQVATGERPHARAYVHTGMVGLDGEKMSKSRGNLVFVSKLRESGADPMAIRTALLAHHYRSDWEWTPDALDEAAARLGRWRAAAARPSGPPAAPLAAAVREALADDLGTPAALAAVDSWASADGADEAAPAQAAAIVDALLGVALRP; via the coding sequence ATGCGATCGTGGCCCGCCTCCGAAGTCCCCAGCCTGTCCGACGCGGGGCTCCCCGCCGCGACCCGGCCCCTCAGCCTGCACGACACCGGCACCGGGACGACGCGCCCCACGTCCCCGGGCGACACCGCCAGGATGTACGTGTGCGGGATCACCCCCTACGACGCGACGCACCTCGGCCACGCCAACACCTACCTGGCCTTCGACCTCGTCAACCGCGTGTGGCGCGACCTCGGCCACCGGGTCCACTACGTCCAGAACACCACCGACGTCGACGACCCGCTCCTGGAACGTGCCCGGCAGACCGGTGAGGACTGGCGCGCGCTCGCCGACCGGGAGATCCAGCTCTTCCGCGACGACATGACCGCGCTGCGCGTGCTGCCGCCCGACCGCTACGTCGGCGCGGTCGAGTCGATCCCGCTGATCATCGAGATGATCGAGAAGCTGCGCGGCCGGGACGCCGCCTACGAGGTGGACGGCGACGTCTACTTCCCCATCGCCTCCGACCCGGCGTTCGGCCAGGTCAGCCGGCTTACGCGGGAGGAGATGGCGCCGCTGTTCGCCGAGCGCGGGGGCGACCCGGACCGGGCCGGCAAGCGCGACCCCCTCGACGCGCTGCTGTGGATGGCGCGGCGGCCCGGCGAGCCCGGCTGGGACTCGCCGTTCGGCGAGGGGCGCCCCGGCTGGCACGTGGAGTGCTCGGCGATCTCCATCGAGTACCTGGGCATGGCGTTCGACGTCGAGGGCGGCGGCTCGGACCTGGCGTTCCCGCACCACGAGATGGGCGCCTCGCACGCGCAGGTCGCCACGGGGGAGCGGCCGCACGCCCGCGCCTACGTGCACACCGGCATGGTCGGCCTGGACGGCGAGAAGATGTCGAAGTCGCGCGGCAACCTCGTGTTCGTGTCGAAGCTGCGGGAGTCGGGCGCCGACCCGATGGCGATCCGGACGGCGCTGCTGGCCCACCACTACCGCTCCGACTGGGAGTGGACCCCGGACGCCCTCGACGAGGCGGCCGCGCGGCTCGGCCGCTGGCGCGCCGCCGCGGCCCGCCCGTCCGGCCCGCCCGCCGCCCCGCTGGCCGCCGCGGTCCGCGAGGCGCTGGCCGACGATCTGGGCACCCCGGCCGCGCTGGCGGCCGTGGACTCCTGGGCCTCCGCCGATGGCGCCGACGAGGCCGCGCCGGCGCAGGCCGCCGCCATCGTCGACGCCCTCCTCGGCGTCGCGCTCCGGCCCTAG
- a CDS encoding ABC transporter permease translates to MARFVLRRLLYAVVVLWLTATLVFVFLHVSPVPVERVIGGPRATADTLDQIRGNLGLDRPVLVQYWRFAGRLLRGDLGDSYINGMPVTVLIGQRLPTTLCLVAGAAVLWFTGGVLLGVLCATRARGLGDRAATVFVLIGLSTPPFVMALALLHVFSAGFGGGAVHLFEAGPPLQEHFLRRIVLPWIALAFLMIATYTRLTRGAMLDALGEDYVRTARAKGLPERRVVTRHGLRTALAPVVTQLGIDLGALVGSTIVTEKVFGLQGVGQLVYQSIALGDTPVIIGVTLLVTSFVVVANLLVDIGYSVLDPRVRLR, encoded by the coding sequence GTGGCGCGGTTCGTCCTCCGCCGCCTGCTGTACGCGGTCGTGGTGCTGTGGCTGACGGCCACGCTGGTCTTCGTGTTCCTGCACGTCTCGCCCGTCCCCGTGGAGCGCGTCATCGGCGGCCCGCGCGCCACCGCCGACACCCTCGACCAGATCCGCGGCAACCTCGGGCTGGACCGCCCCGTCCTCGTCCAGTACTGGCGGTTCGCCGGACGGCTGCTGCGCGGCGACCTCGGCGACTCCTACATCAACGGCATGCCGGTCACCGTCCTGATCGGCCAGCGACTCCCCACGACGCTGTGCCTGGTGGCGGGCGCCGCCGTCCTGTGGTTCACCGGCGGCGTGCTCCTCGGCGTCCTCTGCGCGACGCGGGCACGCGGCCTGGGGGACAGGGCCGCGACCGTGTTCGTGCTGATCGGCCTGTCCACCCCGCCCTTCGTGATGGCCCTCGCGCTGCTGCACGTGTTCTCCGCGGGGTTCGGCGGGGGCGCCGTCCACCTGTTCGAGGCGGGGCCCCCGCTGCAGGAGCACTTCCTGCGCCGGATCGTCCTGCCGTGGATCGCGCTGGCGTTCCTCATGATCGCCACCTACACGCGCCTCACCCGCGGGGCGATGCTGGACGCGCTCGGCGAGGACTACGTGCGGACGGCGCGGGCCAAGGGGCTGCCGGAGCGCCGCGTCGTCACCCGGCACGGGCTGCGGACGGCGCTGGCCCCCGTCGTCACCCAGCTCGGCATCGACCTCGGCGCGCTGGTCGGCTCCACCATCGTCACCGAGAAGGTGTTCGGGCTGCAGGGCGTGGGGCAGCTCGTCTACCAGTCCATCGCGCTCGGCGACACCCCGGTCATCATCGGGGTGACGCTGCTGGTGACGTCGTTCGTCGTCGTCGCGAACCTGCTGGTCGACATCGGCTACTCGGTGCTGGACCCGCGCGTCCGGCTCCGCTGA